From Nicotiana tomentosiformis unplaced genomic scaffold, ASM39032v3 Un00008, whole genome shotgun sequence, a single genomic window includes:
- the LOC138903819 gene encoding uncharacterized protein: protein MGSLSYLQLEKCRIAHEFHQLASLGVRLLDLGDTRVTIEDTITSSLVTEVKECQYDDPMLAHYRDASPQKENTPFEITEEGFLRYRGRLCVPNMAGLRQHVMGEAHYSIHPGATNMYHDIRGNILVGQNKEGYSIVCCSVP from the coding sequence atgggtagcctgtcatatttacagctaGAGAAGTGTAGGATAGCCCATGAgtttcatcagctagctagtcttggagttcgattattgGACTtaggtgataccagagttactattGAGGACACAataacatcctctttagtaactgaagtgaaggagtgccagtatgatgatcctatgctagctcattatagagatgcatcccctcaaaaggagaatacaccatttgagattacagaagaAGGattcctcagatatcgaggtcgattatgtgttcctaatatggcagGATTGCGCCAGCacgttatgggagaagctcattattctattcatccaggagcgacAAATATGTACCATGATATCagggggaatatactggtgggacagaataaagaaggatatagcatagtttgttgctcagtgccctaa